One part of the Pieris napi chromosome 4, ilPieNapi1.2, whole genome shotgun sequence genome encodes these proteins:
- the LOC125049081 gene encoding cuticle protein 2-like yields the protein MYKSVVLFCVLAVAAAKPSLVAPVAYSNVAPVAYSAVAPEVYNIAPVAYSAVAPVAYSSVVSPAVSSVSQHSSSVVHGSPAVSAVYGAAYAPVVPAYSTLAQAPGSPAVVLDPVHGVPLDTPEVVAARVAHYQAKALY from the coding sequence ATGTACAAGTCAGTGGTTTTATTCTGCGTGCTTGCTGTGGCGGCGGCTAAGCCCTCTTTAGTAGCCCCAGTAGCCTATAGCAATGTGGCCCCAGTTGCGTACAGCGCTGTTGCCCCAGAAGTCTACAATATAGCGCCAGTAGCCTACAGTGCCGTTGCCCCTGTAGCCTACAGCTCTGTGGTGTCGCCAGCTGTTAGTTCCGTGTCGCAACACAGCAGCAGCGTTGTCCATGGGTCTCCCGCCGTTTCAGCAGTCTACGGCGCAGCCTACGCACCAGTTGTTCCCGCCTACTCAACATTGGCCCAGGCTCCTGGTTCCCCTGCTGTCGTTTTGGATCCCGTACACGGTGTACCCTTAGACACACCAGAAGTAGTCGCTGCTCGCGTTGCCCATTACCAAGCTAAAGCCCTCtattaa